TTCCACATTCGGTGGAAAACTACATGGGTGTGATTCATCCACAGGCTGTGGATAACGTAGTGGATAAGTCGTGGATAAGTGGTGGATAGCTGTGGATGAACAGGCTAAGGCACGAAAAAGGCCGGCCTCCGCATACGGGAGGTCGGCCTTTCGTATAAGAACTAAGAACAACCTAACGATAGAAAAACGATCTACCGATAGATAAGCGCAACGAGTCGGAACTCAGCGCCATCCCATCGTCATCAGGAATCCGATCATGATCAGGGCGAAGCCGATGCCCAGGTTCCATGCGCCGATGCGCGGAATCGGCCAGGAGCCGGACGGGGAAAGGTAGTACACCACGCACCAGATCAGACCGATGATCATGAACGCGCAGAACAGCGGCACGAACCAACGCGGATTCGACTTGGTGCCCTTGATGGTCTCCTCGACGCGCTTGGTGTTCTCCGCCTGACGGTTCATCATGCGCTGCATCTGCGGGGTCAGCGTGGCCTTATCGGCAGTGGCGTTGAGCACGGCCTGCACCTGCTCCATATTCACGCCGTAAGCCGCGTCTTCCTCGGCAGAAGCGTTCTCTGCGTTCTGCTCGGTGTCTTTGTTGGCGGTCTCGTCAGCAGCGGTGCTGGATGAGGTCTCGCTCTGCCAGTCCTTCTGGTTGTTCGAGTCGGTTTCGTGCAGCTCTTCGTCAGCCATCAGCATAGTCTCCATTCAATAGGCTAAAAGTCATAATAGTGGCTACACTCGAAAGCGGCGACCAGAGTCGGCAGGAAGACGGGAAATTCATGGCCAGGCATATCGGCAAGCATGGCGCACGGCGCTCCCTGTGGGGCGGCGTCGCGGTGTTCGTCGTCGTCGCCCTGACCGGTTTTCTGCTGAGCACCAACGTGAGGGTCAACCGCACGGCCGACGTCACCAGCGATACGGCCGATCTGGTGGAGCAAGGCGTGGACGAGGCCAACCAGCTGCAGCAGGACGTCAGCGATCTGACCGAACAGGTCGCCAATCTTACGGACGCGCTCAAGGCCGATGGCACCGACGGTACTGACAGCACGCAGAACCAAGGCAAGGACTCCAGCAATGTGGATTCCAGTCTGATGCTGCCCGCGCTCAGCGGCAGCGGCGTGACGGTGACCCTGGACGACTCCCCGTTGTGGGAGAACGCCGTCAACAACAATGGCACGACCGCCAATATCAACGATTACGTGATCCACCAGCAGGATGTCGAATCGGTGGTGAATGCCTTGTGGGCCGGCGGTGCCGATGCGCTGATGATTATGGATCAGCGGGTGCTGTTCAATTCGGCGGTCATCTGTTCCGGCAACGTGCTGTCGTTGCACGGTAAGAAATACTCGCCGCCATTCACCATTTCCGCTATTGGCGACCCGCAAAGACTTCGCGCAGCTTTGAACGACTCCGAAGCCATTACCATTCTTAAGCAATATGTGACCGCGTTTGGCATTGGCTACAAGGTGGAGAATGCCGAGGACCTTCAGTTCCCCGCTACCGCCGCCTTGCTGCAGCAGTTGAAATATGCCACGGTCGATACATCAAAGACCACAGATGAGGAGCAGACTCAGCAATGAGACACGGCAGGCACAACAGCGGCGCACCGGCGCCCATTGATCTCGCGTCCGTGTCGGACGTGCAGCCCTTCCCCGAGGACGATGCCGCACGAATGGTGGCAGACCCGGCCAATGCCAGTAGGGCAAGGTCCCGTCGTACCGCAGTACGCGGCGCGTCTTCGCCCCAGCGGAGCCTGGTCTGGCAAGCACTCGGCATCTGCGCCGAACTGCTGATTACCGCTGCCGTGATTTGCGCCCTGTACATCGGCTGGCAGATGTGGTGGACCGGTGTCGAGGCGGAGCGAGCCCAGAACGAAACCATCCAGTCCGTCGACTGGAGCGACCCCAGCAACAACGGGGGAACGGTCACCATCGCCAAAGCCCAGGAGGGCGATGCGCCGGTACAGCCGAAAGACGCGAAATATGGCGACTTGATTGCGCAGATCTACATTCCGCGCTTCGGCTCCCAATGGCACCGCAACATCGTGGAAGGCACCACGCTCGAGCAGCTCAATCGCCACGGTCTGGGCCATTACGACACCACCCAGATGCCGGGGCAGGTCGGCAACTTCGCCGTCGCCGGCCACCGCAACGGCTACGGGCAGCCGTTGGGCGATGTGGACAAGTTGCAGGAAGGCGATCCCATCATCGTTCGTACCAAGGATTACTGGTACGTCTACCACTACACCCGGTACGAGATTGTGCTGCCCACGGACATGTATGTGATCGCCCCCAATCCGGAAGACTCCACTGCCAATCCCACCAAACGCATGATCACACTGACCACCTGTGAGCCGAAATACTCCACCCCCACCCATCGATGGATCAGCTATGGTGAGTTGGCGTACTGGGCCAAAGTGTCTGATGGCGTGCCCAAAGAGCTGGCTACTACTGATTCGTCCGGTGCAGTGAAGTTCTCCACCACCGAAACCCCCTCGATCGCTTCCCGCATTGGCTCGCTGGACAAGGTGGTATTCGGCGCGCTGGTAGTGTGGCTGGTTCTGTTCATCGCCGCTGCGGTGGCATGGCGCTGGCCGGTGCTGCGCGAGATTCGCGCGGGTGAGCGTCGCCGCCCGGATGCCAGCATCTATGGCGGACTGTTGCGTCTGCAGCCCGGCGTGGCACCGATTCGATGGCTGCTGCTGGCTCTGCTGTTGTTCGCAGCCGCCGCGGCGCTGTTCCAGTGGGGATTCCCTTGGGCCGCCGCCAATATCCCATTCCTACAGCAGATGTCGAACTTCGTGGCAGTGAGCTGACGGCAGCCTAGTACTATGTCTTGCAGTACACGTCCCTCAAGGAGAGCCCTATGACCGATTCCGCGCATATTTTGGTGGTGGATAACTACGATTCCTTCGTCTACACGATCGTAGGCTATCTGCAAACCCTTGGCGCCACTGTTGATGTGGTGCGTAACGACGCTATCGACCCAGCCGCGCCGGGTGTACTGGACGGTTACGATGGCGTGCTGATTTCTCCCGGCCCGGGCGCCCCGGCCGAATCCGGCGCCAGCGAGGACATGATCCGCCTGTGCGCGGCCACCGGCATGCCGATGTTTGGTGTGTGCCTGGGCTTGCAGGCGCTCGCCGAGGTGTACGGCTGCACGGTGGGCCACGCGCCCACCATCATGCACGGCAAGACCAGCCCGGTGGAGCATGCCGATGACGAGATCTTCGAGGGCGTGGCCAACCCCATGACCGCCACCCGCTACCATTCATTGGCCGTTGAGCCCGATTCGGTGCCGGATACGCTGGTGGTCACCGCGTGGACGCAGGATGACCACACCATTCAGGGCATCAAGGTCAAGGATAAGCCGATGTATGCCGTCCAGTTCCATCCCGAGTCGGTGATGACCCAGGACGGCTACCGTCTATTGGCCAACTGGCTGAGCGTGTGCGGCCAAGGCAACGCCGTGGCCAAGTCGGCCGGCCTTCAGCCCAAAGTCACGAAGTAGCAGCCGTCTACTTGTCGCCGCCTGGGCCGGTGCCTCCTGTGCTACTGCTGCCGCCAGCGTTGCCGTTGCCGTTGCCGTTGTTGTCGCCTGTGACGGCGGCCTTCGTGGTGATGGTGACGGTCGAGCCCACGTCGACCTGGGCGCCGGCGCCGGGATCGATGCCGACCACCACGGCGGTGGGGTCGGCCGGACCGTTGGCCTGGGCCTTGAGGCCGACGGCCTTCAGCATGAGTTCGGCGGTGGCATATTTAGTGCCTGCGGCGATATTCGGTACAGCGACCTTCTCCTTGCCCGTGGACACCCAAATGGTGATGGACCCGCCCTGTGCGATAGAAGAGCCCGAATCAGGACTTACACGGGTAATCAGACCGGCCTCCACCGTATCGGAGCTCTCCTGCTCCACAGTGAAGCTGAACCTGCCCTCATACTGCTGTAGCACGCTGTCCTTCGACTGACCGACCAAATTGCTCGGTACGGTGGTCATGCCGGAAGAAACATATATGGTGATGGTGGTGCCCTTGGGAACCGACTGGCCGGCGGCAGGATCGGTTTTCGTCACCATATCCTTGGCGATGTCGGCGCTGTCTTCGGTTCTGACGGTGGCATTCACCTTGAATCCGGCGCTTTCCAGAATGCTGCGCGCCTCTTCCTGGCTGCGTTCCTTGACATCCGGAACCTGAGTGGACTGCGGGCCTGCGGAGAACCATACCTTCACCTTCGACCCCTTGGCCACCTTGGCGCCGGCCTCCGGGCTCATCTTGGTGCAGGTGCCCTCCGGCTCGGTGGAGTCGGTGTCCTGCTTGCCGACCATGGTCAAGCCCAATGTCTCAAGCTTGAGCTTGATGTTGTCCTTGGAGGTGGAGGCGTTGCACACCTCGGGTATGGTGACCTTGTCTTCGGCGGACTTGTTGGGCGCGCCGCTCATGGCGAACACGACGCCCGCGCCGACAAGGGCCACGGCGAGCACCGCGATCACCGAACCGATAATGATCTTCTTGCGCTTCTTGGCCTTGGCCGCCGCCGCACGCTGCTGCGCACGGGACTGCAACGCCGCTGAGTTGGCACCATTGGCCGGTGGAATCTGCTCGAACTGACCGGTCACCGGGTTGAATGCCTGGGTGGGCTGCTGCTGCGGTTCCACCGGCGTGGTGGGCAAATCACGTTCGGCTTCCTTGCGGGCCTTCATATTCGACAGGTCCGTCAATGGGTTGAACGCGGCCGCCACCGGTACGCCGCCGTTCATGTAGGTCAGGATGTCGGTCTTGAACTCGGAGGCCGTGGCATAGCGATTCTGGCGGTCCTTGGCCATGGCCTTGGCGCAGATCGAATCCCACATCTTCGGCAGCCCCGGCACCACGGCGGATGGCGGCGTGGCGACTTCGGAAACATGCTGGTAGGCGATGGCCACGGCGGAATCACCGGTAAACGGCGGGCGGCCGGTGAGCATCTCGTAGAGCACGCAGCCAGCGGAATACAGGTCGGAACGCATGTCGACGGTCTCGCCGCGCGCCTGCTCGGGAGAAAGGTACTGTGCGGTGCCCACCACGCCCTGCGACTGGGTCATGGTGGCTGCGGAATCGTCCAGAGCGCGGGCGATGCCGAAGTCCATGACCTTGACCACGCCCTGCTCGGAGATCATGATGTTGCCGGGCTTGATATCGCGGTGGATAATGCCCATGCGATGCGAATAGTCGAGCGCGTTAAGCACGCCCAACAGCACCTGTTCGCAGTCGCGCTGGCTGAGTGCGCCGTTGACCTTGATGATGTCGCGCAGGGTTTGGCCCTTGACGTATTCCATGACGATGTACGGCAGACGCTCGGTATCGCCGCTTTCGGAAGAAACCAGTTCTTCGCCCGAATCGTAGATGTTCACGATGTTCGGGTTGTTCATCTGGGCCACGGCGTGTGCTTCCCGGCGGAAACGGGCCAGGAAGATGTCGTCGTTGGCCAGATCGGCGCGCATGATTTTCACGGCCACGGTACGGCCCAGACGGGTGTCAAGGGCCACGTGGACCTCGGCCATGCCGCCACGACCGATGAGCTGGCCAAGCTGGTAGCGTCCGCCGGCCAATGCGGTGGGCATACTGGTGCTCATTGCTTATTCCCTCCCAATCTTGAGGCCGGGGCCTCCAAAACAATGCGTGGCGTGCTGGTCACTCGGCGCGGCAGTCGATTGCCGGACGTGACCATGGCGGTGTCGGCCATTTCGGTCTGCTGATCCAGCAGACGGCGTTCGATGCGTGCCAGCGTGCGGGACACCACCAGCGCGTCATTCGGGCGATCCAACGGGTCCTTGGCCAGCATTGACATGACAAATTCGCGTAACTGGACGTCCACCGAGTCCGGCAGTGGAGGCACGGGATTGTTCACGTGCGCTGCGGCGATATCGACCGGAGTGGTGCCGGTGAACGGACGCTGCCCGGCAAGGCCCTCGTACGCCACCACGCCCAGTGAATAGATGTCCGATTGCGGCGTGGCCTGCTGGCCCTGCGCCTGCTCGGGGGAGATGTATTGTGCGGTGCCCACCACCATGCCGTCCTGGGTGATCTGGCCTTGGCCGGTGGAGTAGCTCACGCCGAAATCGGTGATCTTCACTTCACCGGTGTCGGAGACCATGATGTTGGCCGGCTTGACGTCACGATGAATCACGCCGTGCGAGTGGGCCACGAATAGGCCTCGCGCGGTCTGAATCAGAATGGGCAGCAGTTCGATGGGATCCATCGCGCCCTTGCTGTGGAACAGATCCGCCAACGATTTCGAGGGGACGTATTCCATAATCAGAAAGCCGATGCCGTCATGCTCGTAGTATTCGAACAACGCAGCGATATTCGGGTGCGCCAGATTGGCGGAATTATGGGCTTCGGCACGCAGGCGGCGCAGCTTGGCCTCGGCGTTGGTCACGTCCGAGCGCAGCGCCTTGATGGCCACTTCACGGCCGAGCTGAATATCGTAGCCTTTCCAGACCTCGCCCATACCGCCTTGCGCAAGACGCGAATCAAGACGATATCGGCGGTGAATAAGCTGTCCTTCGATAAGTTTCACTGCTGCAAAGCCTCCTGCATCATCGCGCGCATGATCGGGCCAGCGGCGAGCGAACCGTATACATCTGTGTTATGCACCAACACCGCGACGGCGATCTGCGGATCGTCCGCCGGCGCGAAACCGATCACCCAGCCGTCGATGGCAGAGTTGTCGGTACCGATTTGTGCGGTACCGGTTTTGGCCGCCACCTTGATGCCGTCGATGGCCAGCTGCGGATTGGCCTCGGTCACCACGCTTTCCATCATCGTGGTGAGCTTGTCTGCGGAATCCTTGTTGAACGCATTGGCCATGGTTTGCGGTTTGGTCTGCGAAAGTACGGTGAGATCGGCGGCGCGCACACGATCGACCAGCGTGGGCTGCATCAGTTTGCCATTGTTGGCGATTGCCTGCGCGACCATCGCCATCTGCAACGGCGTGGCCGTGGTGTCGCCTTGGCCGATGGATGCCAGCGCAAGCTTGTCGTCGGTCGGATCAGAGGGGAATGTGGACGCGGTGGCCGTCATCGGGGTGCCCGTGGATTCGGTGCCGTCAATGGTGATGGTGCTGCCAAACCCGAGCTTGGTGGCCATGTCCGAAACCTTGCTCGCGCCGAGTTTCACGCCAAGCTGGGCGAACGCGGTGTTGGACGACCACGCGACGGCCTCTTGCAGGGAGATCTGCCCGTTGACGCCGTCGGCCTGATGCTCGGCGTTCGGCAGCTGTGTGGCGGTGCCGGGCAGCGTGTAGCCGGCGCCTGCAGGAATCTTCGTGTCCGTCTGATATTCGCCGGTTTCCAGCGCAGCCGAGGCGACGATGGTCTTGAACGTGGACCCTGGTGGGTACAGCTGCGAGGTGGCGCGGTTGATTAGTGGGCTATTTTGGCCCGCAGAAAGTTCGTTGTAGGCCTGAGACGCGGCTTTGGTGTCATGGGTCGCCAGTTTGTTCGGATCATAACTGGGCGTGCTCACCATGGCGAGGATACGACCGGTGCTGACTTCGATGGCCACCGCCGCACCATCGCGCGTACCGAGCTGATCGTAGGCAACCTGCTGCAGCTTGGGGTCGATGGAGGTTTCGATGGACGCGCCCTGATTCGTAGCGCCGGTGAGCATGGCCTTGGCCCGCTGCCAGATCAATGAATCGGCCTCACCGTTGAGCAGCATGCTGCGGGAGGCTTCCAGGCCGCGATCGGCGGTCTGGTTGATGGAGAAGAAGCCGGTGACCGGAGCATACAGCGGACCGTTGGAATAGGTACGCAGGTATTTGAATGCGTCGTTGACCGGCTCGGATTTGGCCATGACCGTGCCGTCCGAGGCCAGGATGGCACCGCGGTAGGCACCGAGCTGGTGGTACAGCGAACGGGCGTTGCGCGGATCGTTGTTCAGCGCGTTGGCCCGTACCGCCATGATGATGGTGGACGACAGGCCGAGAATCACGAACAGCGCGACCACGGCGGTGAAAAGCTGACGAAGATATTTGTTCATACGCGAGTGCCTCCGTTAACGGGAGGAAGCGGGGGAATCGTGCCGGTAGGCGTGTACGGTTCATCGGCGCCGGTATACGACGGAGTGGTGGTATCCACAATGGGGTCGTCAAACGATTCCGACTCGGACTGCGACGCCGTAGCCGACGCGCTGCGAGGCTGAACGATCGGCTCAGTGGCGCGGGCCCTGGCCTCAAGTTCCTTGTTGCGCAGCACGGCCAAAGCCTCGTACTGGAACGTATCCGAGGTCAGCTCCGGCTCGGGCGCATTGGCCGAGTTCGAGATGATGATGAGCAGGGTCGCGAGAATATAGTTGGCGATCAGGCTGGACCCGCCGGCCGCCATATAAGGCAGGGTCAGGCCCGTCAGGGGAATCACCAGCGTGATGCCGCCGACCACGGTGAACACTTGGAACGCCATGGTGAACACCAGTCCCGAAGCCAGCAGTTTGCCGAAACCATCCTTGATTTTCATGGCCGTGATGAAGCCGGAGGCGATGATGAGCAGGTACAGCATCAGCATGGCCAGCACGCCCATCAGGCCGAGTTCCTCGCCGAGCGAGGCGTAGATGAAATCGGAGTTCGCGAACGTGACGCGCGAGGGATGCCCCTGGCCCAGGCCGGTGCCGAGCATGCCGCCCGCCGCCAGTCCGAATATGCCGGTGACCAGCTGCCAGGAGCCACCGGGGGTCTTGTTGTATTGCTCATTGCTGAACGGGTGCAGCCAGGCGTCGATGCGCTGACCCACGTGGCTGAACGCGCCGGCGGCCAGCACGGCGCCCGCGGCGAACGCGATCAGACCGATGATGATCCAGCTT
The window above is part of the Bifidobacterium longum subsp. infantis ATCC 15697 = JCM 1222 = DSM 20088 genome. Proteins encoded here:
- a CDS encoding class E sortase translates to MRHGRHNSGAPAPIDLASVSDVQPFPEDDAARMVADPANASRARSRRTAVRGASSPQRSLVWQALGICAELLITAAVICALYIGWQMWWTGVEAERAQNETIQSVDWSDPSNNGGTVTIAKAQEGDAPVQPKDAKYGDLIAQIYIPRFGSQWHRNIVEGTTLEQLNRHGLGHYDTTQMPGQVGNFAVAGHRNGYGQPLGDVDKLQEGDPIIVRTKDYWYVYHYTRYEIVLPTDMYVIAPNPEDSTANPTKRMITLTTCEPKYSTPTHRWISYGELAYWAKVSDGVPKELATTDSSGAVKFSTTETPSIASRIGSLDKVVFGALVVWLVLFIAAAVAWRWPVLREIRAGERRRPDASIYGGLLRLQPGVAPIRWLLLALLLFAAAAALFQWGFPWAAANIPFLQQMSNFVAVS
- the pknB gene encoding Stk1 family PASTA domain-containing Ser/Thr kinase, producing the protein MSTSMPTALAGGRYQLGQLIGRGGMAEVHVALDTRLGRTVAVKIMRADLANDDIFLARFRREAHAVAQMNNPNIVNIYDSGEELVSSESGDTERLPYIVMEYVKGQTLRDIIKVNGALSQRDCEQVLLGVLNALDYSHRMGIIHRDIKPGNIMISEQGVVKVMDFGIARALDDSAATMTQSQGVVGTAQYLSPEQARGETVDMRSDLYSAGCVLYEMLTGRPPFTGDSAVAIAYQHVSEVATPPSAVVPGLPKMWDSICAKAMAKDRQNRYATASEFKTDILTYMNGGVPVAAAFNPLTDLSNMKARKEAERDLPTTPVEPQQQPTQAFNPVTGQFEQIPPANGANSAALQSRAQQRAAAAKAKKRKKIIIGSVIAVLAVALVGAGVVFAMSGAPNKSAEDKVTIPEVCNASTSKDNIKLKLETLGLTMVGKQDTDSTEPEGTCTKMSPEAGAKVAKGSKVKVWFSAGPQSTQVPDVKERSQEEARSILESAGFKVNATVRTEDSADIAKDMVTKTDPAAGQSVPKGTTITIYVSSGMTTVPSNLVGQSKDSVLQQYEGRFSFTVEQESSDTVEAGLITRVSPDSGSSIAQGGSITIWVSTGKEKVAVPNIAAGTKYATAELMLKAVGLKAQANGPADPTAVVVGIDPGAGAQVDVGSTVTITTKAAVTGDNNGNGNGNAGGSSSTGGTGPGGDK
- a CDS encoding DUF881 domain-containing protein, whose protein sequence is MARHIGKHGARRSLWGGVAVFVVVALTGFLLSTNVRVNRTADVTSDTADLVEQGVDEANQLQQDVSDLTEQVANLTDALKADGTDGTDSTQNQGKDSSNVDSSLMLPALSGSGVTVTLDDSPLWENAVNNNGTTANINDYVIHQQDVESVVNALWAGGADALMIMDQRVLFNSAVICSGNVLSLHGKKYSPPFTISAIGDPQRLRAALNDSEAITILKQYVTAFGIGYKVENAEDLQFPATAALLQQLKYATVDTSKTTDEEQTQQ
- a CDS encoding serine/threonine-protein kinase, which translates into the protein MKLIEGQLIHRRYRLDSRLAQGGMGEVWKGYDIQLGREVAIKALRSDVTNAEAKLRRLRAEAHNSANLAHPNIAALFEYYEHDGIGFLIMEYVPSKSLADLFHSKGAMDPIELLPILIQTARGLFVAHSHGVIHRDVKPANIMVSDTGEVKITDFGVSYSTGQGQITQDGMVVGTAQYISPEQAQGQQATPQSDIYSLGVVAYEGLAGQRPFTGTTPVDIAAAHVNNPVPPLPDSVDVQLREFVMSMLAKDPLDRPNDALVVSRTLARIERRLLDQQTEMADTAMVTSGNRLPRRVTSTPRIVLEAPASRLGGNKQ
- a CDS encoding FtsW/RodA/SpoVE family cell cycle protein; the encoded protein is MIATRLRQISLLLIAMAISALAFIQMFQRTAGEFPMQYAGMLALVVVLFLVLWGLIVHFQPYASQSILPCVLLLTATGVTMIARIDQSEGWAVAQRQLVWLCIAIVLSALLIIFLKDYRVLRRFSYVSMVVGLVLLLAPMLPFIGMEVNGARIWIRIPGLGQFQPGEFAKLFLAFFFAAYLFDHRDRLAVGGRKVLGLQLPRIKDLGPIIVVWIASMGVLVMQRDLGTSLMFFAMFVAMLYTATGRKSWIIIGLIAFAAGAVLAAGAFSHVGQRIDAWLHPFSNEQYNKTPGGSWQLVTGIFGLAAGGMLGTGLGQGHPSRVTFANSDFIYASLGEELGLMGVLAMLMLYLLIIASGFITAMKIKDGFGKLLASGLVFTMAFQVFTVVGGITLVIPLTGLTLPYMAAGGSSLIANYILATLLIIISNSANAPEPELTSDTFQYEALAVLRNKELEARARATEPIVQPRSASATASQSESESFDDPIVDTTTPSYTGADEPYTPTGTIPPLPPVNGGTRV
- a CDS encoding anthranilate synthase component II, translating into MTDSAHILVVDNYDSFVYTIVGYLQTLGATVDVVRNDAIDPAAPGVLDGYDGVLISPGPGAPAESGASEDMIRLCAATGMPMFGVCLGLQALAEVYGCTVGHAPTIMHGKTSPVEHADDEIFEGVANPMTATRYHSLAVEPDSVPDTLVVTAWTQDDHTIQGIKVKDKPMYAVQFHPESVMTQDGYRLLANWLSVCGQGNAVAKSAGLQPKVTK
- the crgA gene encoding cell division protein CrgA, whose product is MLMADEELHETDSNNQKDWQSETSSSTAADETANKDTEQNAENASAEEDAAYGVNMEQVQAVLNATADKATLTPQMQRMMNRQAENTKRVEETIKGTKSNPRWFVPLFCAFMIIGLIWCVVYYLSPSGSWPIPRIGAWNLGIGFALIMIGFLMTMGWR
- a CDS encoding peptidoglycan D,D-transpeptidase FtsI family protein, yielding MNKYLRQLFTAVVALFVILGLSSTIIMAVRANALNNDPRNARSLYHQLGAYRGAILASDGTVMAKSEPVNDAFKYLRTYSNGPLYAPVTGFFSINQTADRGLEASRSMLLNGEADSLIWQRAKAMLTGATNQGASIETSIDPKLQQVAYDQLGTRDGAAVAIEVSTGRILAMVSTPSYDPNKLATHDTKAASQAYNELSAGQNSPLINRATSQLYPPGSTFKTIVASAALETGEYQTDTKIPAGAGYTLPGTATQLPNAEHQADGVNGQISLQEAVAWSSNTAFAQLGVKLGASKVSDMATKLGFGSTITIDGTESTGTPMTATASTFPSDPTDDKLALASIGQGDTTATPLQMAMVAQAIANNGKLMQPTLVDRVRAADLTVLSQTKPQTMANAFNKDSADKLTTMMESVVTEANPQLAIDGIKVAAKTGTAQIGTDNSAIDGWVIGFAPADDPQIAVAVLVHNTDVYGSLAAGPIMRAMMQEALQQ